Proteins found in one Acidobacteriota bacterium genomic segment:
- a CDS encoding LutB/LldF family L-lactate oxidation iron-sulfur protein, whose product MNRTPSQFKILASENVADQRLRNTFQSATGHALGQRAQSVQLVPEWEDLRERAHRIKEETVENLDFYLEKLEASVVRRGGRVFWARDASEASNYVVDLCRRLQAPTVVKSKSMAAEEIGLADALESAGVEPVETDLGEFIIQVAGETPSHIIAPALHMTRQQIGNLFHEKFGIPYTDVPAELCAFARQRLRREFLSARLGISGVNFAAADTGTIVIVENEGNARLCTSLPRVHLAIMGLEKVIPRFADLPLFLRLLARSSTGQRQTSYVSMISGPRREREWDGPEEFHLILLDNGRSDILADPRMRRSLYCIRCGACLNTCPIYQRVGGHSYGSVYSGPIGSVLTPLFQGLEVAKDLPYASSLCGSCSNICPVKIDLHHQLLWLREKLVSRRATPWQERLAMSLFAAGMKDPALYRMGSALLRLLLKVSGKGNRPFAVPGWSPTRDFPALAETSFKQWWEENRPRGEG is encoded by the coding sequence ATGAATCGTACGCCCAGCCAATTCAAGATTCTTGCCTCGGAGAATGTCGCAGACCAGCGTCTTCGCAACACCTTTCAATCGGCCACCGGCCATGCCCTGGGGCAGCGCGCCCAGTCCGTCCAACTGGTGCCCGAGTGGGAGGATCTTCGAGAGAGAGCCCATCGCATCAAGGAAGAAACTGTCGAGAACCTGGACTTCTACCTGGAGAAGCTGGAAGCCAGCGTGGTTCGGCGGGGCGGCCGGGTGTTCTGGGCCCGGGACGCAAGCGAGGCCTCCAATTACGTAGTGGATCTCTGCCGCCGGCTGCAGGCCCCGACCGTGGTGAAATCCAAGTCAATGGCTGCCGAGGAAATCGGGCTGGCCGATGCGCTGGAGTCTGCCGGAGTGGAACCCGTGGAAACCGATCTGGGTGAGTTCATCATTCAGGTCGCCGGCGAAACTCCGTCCCACATCATCGCACCCGCCCTGCACATGACCCGCCAGCAGATCGGAAACCTCTTTCATGAAAAATTCGGAATTCCCTACACGGATGTTCCGGCGGAATTGTGTGCTTTTGCCAGGCAACGGCTGCGCCGCGAGTTTCTATCGGCCCGTTTGGGAATCTCAGGGGTCAATTTCGCCGCGGCCGATACGGGCACCATCGTAATCGTGGAAAACGAGGGCAATGCCCGTCTCTGCACCAGCCTTCCTCGGGTCCATCTGGCCATCATGGGTTTGGAGAAAGTAATCCCCCGGTTTGCAGACCTTCCGCTTTTCCTGAGGCTGCTGGCCCGCAGCTCGACCGGACAGAGGCAGACCAGTTACGTCTCCATGATCAGCGGACCGCGCCGAGAGCGGGAATGGGACGGCCCCGAAGAATTTCATCTGATTCTGCTCGACAACGGGCGCAGCGACATTCTGGCTGATCCTCGAATGCGCCGTTCGCTCTACTGCATTCGTTGCGGCGCCTGCCTGAATACCTGCCCGATCTACCAGCGAGTCGGAGGGCACTCCTACGGGTCCGTCTACTCCGGTCCCATCGGATCGGTGCTGACGCCACTGTTCCAAGGATTGGAGGTCGCCAAGGATCTCCCCTACGCCTCCTCGCTTTGCGGCTCCTGCTCCAATATCTGTCCGGTCAAGATCGACCTCCATCACCAACTGCTGTGGCTGCGCGAGAAGCTGGTATCCCGCCGGGCGACTCCCTGGCAGGAGCGTCTGGCGATGTCTCTCTTCGCGGCCGGCATGAAGGATCCGGCCCTGTATCGGATGGGCTCGGCGCTGTTGCGTCTGTTGTTGAAGGTGTCAGGTAAAGGCAATCGCCCTTTCGCCGTTCCGGGATGGAGTCCAACCCGGGACTTTCCGGCGTTGGCCGAGACCTCCTTCAAGCAGTGGTGGGAGGAGAACCGGCCACGGGGAGAGGGATGA
- the trxA gene encoding thioredoxin, whose amino-acid sequence MASSTSKFVVDLEQDQFESEVVEKSRTTPVLVDFWAPWCGPCHSLSPVLEKLAVEYAGAFLLAKINTDESPDLALAFQIRSIPQVVLFLEGKAVDQFAGAIPEAEIRRFLKPYCPTEVDKLFSEARVALEAGRKEAAKGLLEQVIDREPQHSPARLALARLLIEEHLPEQARSHLKAIPFLADEKEAADRLEQVIGFQADCAEAGGQASLRKILESTPQDLGARMALASCLAATGQYREALEEFLAVVARDKHYREDSARKAMLAVFSLIGERSDLAEEFRGRLARTLY is encoded by the coding sequence ATGGCGTCATCCACTTCAAAATTTGTCGTTGACCTCGAGCAGGACCAGTTTGAATCCGAAGTGGTCGAAAAATCCCGCACCACCCCGGTGCTGGTGGACTTCTGGGCTCCCTGGTGCGGTCCCTGCCACAGCTTGAGTCCGGTCCTGGAGAAACTGGCAGTAGAGTACGCTGGAGCCTTCCTGCTGGCCAAGATCAATACCGACGAAAGTCCGGACCTGGCCCTTGCCTTCCAGATCCGCAGCATCCCGCAAGTCGTCCTTTTCCTGGAGGGGAAAGCGGTCGACCAGTTCGCGGGAGCCATCCCTGAAGCCGAGATTCGCCGGTTTCTCAAACCCTACTGTCCCACCGAGGTCGACAAGCTCTTTTCTGAGGCACGAGTTGCATTGGAGGCCGGGAGAAAAGAGGCGGCCAAAGGTCTTCTGGAACAGGTCATCGACCGCGAACCACAACACTCGCCGGCCCGTCTGGCTCTGGCCAGGCTGTTGATTGAGGAGCACCTGCCGGAACAGGCCCGATCCCATCTCAAGGCCATTCCGTTTCTGGCCGACGAAAAGGAAGCCGCCGACCGGCTGGAACAGGTTATCGGATTCCAGGCGGATTGCGCGGAGGCGGGCGGTCAGGCCTCTCTGAGGAAAATCCTGGAAAGCACTCCGCAAGACCTGGGCGCACGCATGGCCCTGGCCTCCTGCCTGGCGGCGACCGGACAATATCGGGAAGCGCTGGAGGAGTTTCTGGCCGTGGTCGCCCGGGACAAGCATTACCGGGAGGACTCCGCCCGCAAGGCCATGCTGGCCGTTTTCAGCCTGATTGGGGAAAGAAGCGACCTGGCCGAGGAGTTCAGGGGACGCTTGGCCCGAACTCTTTACTAG
- the nuoK gene encoding NADH-quinone oxidoreductase subunit NuoK — MELKYFLLISACLFSLGVFGVLTRRNAVNVLMGVELILNSANLNLVAFSRYSSTGIDGQMFAVFVIVVAAAEVAVALAIVLTLYRVLNTVNLDRADVLKR, encoded by the coding sequence ATCGAACTCAAGTATTTCCTGCTGATTAGCGCGTGTCTGTTTTCCCTGGGCGTGTTCGGCGTGTTGACTCGGCGCAACGCCGTCAACGTGCTGATGGGAGTGGAGCTGATCCTGAACTCGGCCAACCTGAACCTGGTGGCCTTCTCCCGCTACAGCTCTACCGGGATCGACGGACAAATGTTTGCGGTTTTCGTCATTGTGGTGGCCGCCGCTGAAGTTGCCGTGGCCCTGGCGATCGTCCTCACCCTCTACCGGGTTCTGAACACGGTGAACCTGGATCGGGCCGATGTGCTCAAGCGGTAG
- a CDS encoding NADH-quinone oxidoreductase subunit N, whose product MNLGNLDSLTFFRPELILLGGILLVVISDIALKGLRNHVNPLLTLAALLLALFYTLQTDHGSAMTLFEGMLALDNFALFFKVFLLMAGILVLLGSLHSEELASVHQGEFHALLLAVTLGMLLMANSAHLVMLYLSLELVSLTSYVMVGYLRSDRLSNEASMKYILFGAVSTGAMLYGFSLLYGMTGSLDLFAIRDALLAQEVVGFNQVTLVLIVVLTTAGFGFKTAAVPFHFWCPDVYTGAPTPVTAFLSVAPKAAGFAILVRFFLGGLSQPAGEQWGFISGIDWPTVLIVVSVMTMSLGNIAALTQNNLKRMLAYSSIAHAGYILMGVVLLTGTGLKAMLVYLFVYLFMNLGAFFVVTVIFNSEKTFELEDYNGMFRRSPFLAVAMSIFLLSLIGIPPFAGFLGKLYIFGAVIDQGLYWFALVGALNAAVAAFYYMRVMKHMILENDDRPPTPLRISTLNRALLVLLLVPNILLIVFWTPIDRWTANSITLFGGL is encoded by the coding sequence ATGAACCTCGGCAACCTGGACAGCCTGACCTTTTTCCGCCCGGAGCTGATCCTGCTGGGTGGCATCCTCCTGGTGGTGATTTCCGACATCGCGCTCAAGGGGTTGAGGAACCACGTCAACCCGCTGCTGACCCTGGCGGCGCTCCTGCTGGCTCTCTTCTACACGCTGCAGACCGATCATGGCTCGGCCATGACTCTCTTCGAAGGGATGCTGGCTCTGGACAACTTTGCCCTCTTCTTCAAGGTCTTCCTGCTGATGGCGGGGATCCTGGTGCTGCTGGGTTCTCTGCACTCGGAGGAATTGGCTTCCGTCCACCAGGGAGAATTTCACGCTCTCCTGCTGGCGGTCACCCTGGGCATGCTGCTGATGGCCAACTCGGCCCACCTGGTCATGCTCTACCTGTCACTGGAGCTGGTGTCACTGACCTCCTATGTCATGGTGGGCTACCTGCGCAGCGATCGTCTCTCCAACGAGGCCTCCATGAAGTACATCCTGTTCGGCGCCGTGTCGACTGGAGCCATGCTGTATGGATTCTCCCTGCTGTACGGCATGACCGGAAGCCTCGATCTCTTCGCAATCCGGGACGCGCTGCTGGCGCAGGAAGTGGTCGGGTTCAATCAGGTCACCCTGGTGCTGATCGTGGTGCTGACCACGGCCGGTTTCGGATTCAAGACGGCAGCGGTGCCCTTTCACTTCTGGTGCCCGGACGTCTATACCGGCGCTCCCACACCGGTGACGGCCTTTCTCTCGGTTGCTCCCAAAGCCGCCGGCTTTGCCATTCTGGTGCGCTTCTTCCTGGGCGGACTGAGTCAACCGGCTGGGGAGCAGTGGGGATTCATCAGCGGAATCGACTGGCCGACGGTGCTTATCGTGGTGTCGGTAATGACCATGAGCCTGGGGAACATCGCCGCGCTCACCCAGAACAACCTGAAGCGGATGCTGGCCTATTCCAGCATTGCGCACGCCGGCTACATCCTGATGGGTGTGGTCCTGCTGACCGGCACCGGCCTCAAAGCCATGCTGGTCTATCTCTTTGTTTACCTGTTCATGAATCTGGGCGCCTTCTTCGTGGTCACGGTAATTTTCAACAGCGAGAAGACCTTCGAACTGGAGGACTACAACGGCATGTTCCGTCGCTCGCCCTTTCTGGCGGTCGCCATGAGCATCTTCCTGTTGTCTCTGATCGGCATTCCGCCCTTTGCCGGATTTCTGGGCAAGCTCTATATCTTCGGCGCCGTCATCGACCAGGGCCTCTACTGGTTTGCTCTCGTGGGAGCCCTCAACGCCGCCGTGGCGGCCTTCTACTACATGAGGGTCATGAAGCACATGATTCTGGAAAACGATGACCGGCCGCCCACCCCGCTGCGCATCTCCACTCTGAACCGGGCCCTGCTGGTTCTGCTGCTGGTTCCCAATATCCTCCTGATTGTCTTCTGGACCCCCATCGACCGCTGGACGGCCAACTCCATCACCCTCTTCGGCGGACTATAG
- a CDS encoding NADH-quinone oxidoreductase subunit I, producing MKRYIRDIFQSIWTVLQGMKITGIHLFTRSCTLQYPNVKWELPERSRMRLFNKIEDCIGCGQCVRACPVDCIYMTTERRGKEEAPIFAADGTPIKLRVTQFDIDMSLCCYCNLCTYPCPTHCLVMTPEYEFAVQSKQDFLYRFAKDEPQAPPKPAPSPRPAGAS from the coding sequence ATGAAACGTTATATTCGAGATATTTTCCAATCCATCTGGACGGTGCTGCAGGGAATGAAGATCACCGGGATCCACCTCTTCACCCGCTCCTGCACGCTGCAGTACCCCAACGTCAAATGGGAGCTGCCCGAGCGCTCCCGCATGCGGCTGTTCAACAAGATCGAGGACTGCATCGGCTGCGGTCAGTGCGTTCGGGCCTGCCCGGTCGACTGCATCTACATGACCACCGAGAGACGCGGCAAGGAGGAGGCTCCCATCTTCGCGGCCGACGGGACCCCCATCAAGCTGCGGGTCACCCAGTTCGATATCGACATGTCTCTCTGCTGCTACTGCAACCTCTGCACTTACCCATGTCCGACCCATTGCCTGGTCATGACTCCCGAGTACGAGTTTGCGGTGCAGTCCAAGCAGGACTTTCTCTACCGCTTCGCCAAGGACGAACCCCAGGCCCCGCCCAAGCCCGCTCCGAGCCCCCGGCCGGCAGGGGCCAGTTGA
- a CDS encoding (Fe-S)-binding protein, with protein sequence MTVSLFIPCLVDQFFPSVGINLVKILRKVGVSVDYPREQTCCGQPAFNSGYHEEATQLARRFLEVFGEAETIVSPSGSCTSMVKVFYPEILPDPGLRQQLQEVTRRTREFSDFLVNVMGIKDLGATFPHRVTYHDACHLFRELGVHRAPRELIRHVRGIELVEMENSDACCGFGGTFSVKFPEISTAMTQDKSEAILKTEAEYVVANDSSCLMQIGGYLSRQNLPIKPLHLADLLGENL encoded by the coding sequence ATGACCGTTTCACTGTTCATCCCCTGCCTGGTGGATCAGTTCTTTCCCAGCGTGGGTATCAACCTGGTCAAGATCCTCCGCAAAGTGGGAGTGTCGGTCGACTACCCGCGGGAGCAGACCTGTTGCGGTCAACCGGCGTTCAACTCAGGATATCATGAGGAGGCTACCCAGCTGGCTCGGCGTTTCCTGGAGGTCTTCGGAGAAGCCGAAACCATTGTCTCTCCCTCCGGCTCCTGCACCAGCATGGTGAAGGTGTTCTACCCGGAGATACTCCCGGATCCCGGCCTGCGCCAGCAACTCCAGGAGGTCACCCGCAGAACCCGAGAATTCTCCGATTTTTTGGTCAACGTTATGGGAATCAAGGATTTGGGGGCCACCTTTCCCCATCGTGTCACCTACCACGACGCCTGCCACCTGTTCCGGGAGCTGGGGGTGCACCGTGCCCCCCGAGAGCTGATCCGACACGTCCGCGGGATCGAACTGGTGGAGATGGAAAACAGCGACGCCTGTTGCGGATTCGGTGGCACCTTTTCAGTCAAGTTCCCCGAAATATCCACCGCCATGACGCAGGACAAGAGCGAAGCCATCCTCAAGACGGAAGCGGAATATGTAGTGGCCAACGACTCCAGTTGCCTGATGCAGATCGGAGGCTACCTGAGTCGTCAGAACCTTCCGATCAAGCCGCTCCATCTGGCCGACCTGCTGGGAGAGAACCTTTGA
- a CDS encoding EVE domain-containing protein, whose product MAYWLLKTEPSDYAYADLEADQGTLWDGVSNNLALKHLRQIRRGDQALIYHTGGERVVVGIAEVTSDPFPDPERDDPRLVVVEVKPGRKLAKPIPLADIKSDPELKDFDLVRLPRLSVMPVTEAVWKRLLSVG is encoded by the coding sequence ATGGCCTACTGGTTGTTGAAGACGGAACCTTCGGACTACGCCTATGCGGATCTGGAAGCAGACCAGGGGACCCTCTGGGACGGGGTCAGCAACAACCTGGCTCTGAAGCACCTCAGACAGATCCGTCGTGGAGATCAGGCCCTGATATACCACACCGGCGGAGAGAGGGTGGTAGTCGGCATCGCGGAGGTGACCAGCGATCCCTTTCCCGATCCTGAGCGGGACGATCCCCGGCTGGTGGTGGTGGAGGTGAAGCCCGGGCGCAAGCTGGCAAAACCGATTCCACTTGCCGACATCAAGTCGGACCCGGAACTCAAGGATTTCGACCTGGTTCGGCTGCCGCGTCTTTCGGTCATGCCGGTAACCGAAGCTGTCTGGAAACGCCTTTTGTCGGTTGGCTGA
- a CDS encoding lactate utilization protein, which yields MNGSREVILGRIRRALLRPGPGQGQSHGSLNRADSSPGRVDPAQLFGQFREQSERVGGEPRLCTDSEEALRGIQDLVVAAGYRRVAVSNHEICRRHRLAQALSDLLPEVSLWTEEGDSDSRGSRRRNSRQLAQADLSITGAEFLIAESGTVLVASTGSSRQISLLPTAHLVLATPDQICPDLAAVFHQLGTAPEEGRLPAALTMITGPSRTADIEKVLIKGAHGPVRQLTWVIGGL from the coding sequence ATGAACGGTTCCCGGGAGGTCATCCTTGGCCGTATTCGGCGGGCGTTGCTTCGCCCCGGCCCTGGGCAGGGACAGTCGCATGGCAGCCTCAACAGGGCTGATTCGTCCCCCGGCCGGGTGGATCCCGCTCAGCTCTTCGGGCAGTTTCGGGAACAATCGGAACGGGTCGGTGGCGAGCCCCGACTCTGCACCGATAGTGAGGAAGCCCTGAGGGGCATTCAGGACCTGGTTGTGGCCGCCGGATACCGCAGGGTCGCCGTCTCCAACCATGAAATCTGCCGGCGCCATCGCCTGGCCCAGGCGCTTTCGGACCTGCTTCCCGAGGTGAGTCTTTGGACCGAGGAAGGAGATTCGGATAGCAGGGGTTCCCGGCGGCGGAATTCCCGGCAACTGGCCCAAGCGGATTTGTCCATCACGGGGGCGGAATTCCTGATCGCTGAGAGCGGTACCGTCCTTGTTGCCAGCACCGGCTCCAGTCGTCAGATCAGCCTGCTCCCTACTGCCCACCTGGTGCTGGCCACCCCAGACCAGATCTGTCCGGACCTGGCTGCCGTCTTCCACCAATTGGGGACCGCACCTGAAGAGGGCCGGCTGCCGGCGGCGCTGACGATGATCACCGGTCCCAGCCGCACCGCCGATATCGAAAAGGTCCTGATCAAGGGGGCCCACGGTCCGGTGAGACAACTCACCTGGGTGATCGGGGGGCTATAG
- a CDS encoding NADH-quinone oxidoreductase subunit D, producing MQVEAYAGEEMVLNMGPQHPSTHGVLRLELETDGEIVRNVTPHIGYLHRCFEKHAEHIDYPGVIPFCDRMDYIASMNNSLGYALAVEKLMDLEVNERVKTLRVLMAELNRIASHLLSVGTYAMDIGSFTPFLHCFREREKVLDLFEWLCGARLLYNYNWVGGVSHDIPEGFEAKTREFLTQFEPVIAELDKLLSYNKIFLERTADVGIISEEQALSHNVTGPNLRGSGIAWDLRKEEPYCGYETYEFEVPVGLGEHGPLGSCWDRYYVRVREMEQSLGLIRQALDRLPEGDVHEHIPRRVRPAKSEVYDRTETPRGELGYYIVSAGGLIPFRVKVKSPCFTVLSLLPAIAKGGMVADIIAIIGSIDIVMGEIDR from the coding sequence ATGCAAGTCGAAGCTTACGCCGGCGAGGAAATGGTCCTGAACATGGGCCCCCAGCATCCCAGCACGCACGGCGTGTTGCGCCTGGAGCTGGAAACGGACGGTGAAATCGTCAGGAACGTCACTCCCCACATCGGCTACCTGCACCGCTGTTTCGAGAAGCACGCCGAACACATCGACTATCCCGGCGTCATCCCCTTTTGCGACCGCATGGACTACATTGCCTCCATGAACAACAGCCTGGGCTATGCGCTGGCCGTTGAAAAGTTGATGGATCTGGAGGTCAACGAGCGGGTGAAGACCCTCAGGGTGTTGATGGCCGAACTCAACCGCATTGCCAGCCATCTGCTTTCGGTTGGCACCTATGCCATGGATATCGGGTCTTTCACCCCTTTCCTGCATTGTTTCCGGGAGCGGGAGAAAGTTCTGGACCTGTTCGAATGGCTGTGCGGCGCCAGGCTCCTGTACAACTACAACTGGGTCGGTGGCGTTTCGCACGACATTCCCGAGGGCTTCGAGGCCAAGACCCGCGAGTTTCTGACCCAGTTCGAGCCCGTCATCGCGGAGTTGGACAAGTTGCTCAGCTATAACAAGATCTTCCTGGAACGCACGGCCGATGTCGGGATCATCAGCGAGGAGCAGGCCCTGTCGCACAACGTGACCGGACCCAACCTGCGCGGATCCGGAATCGCATGGGACCTGCGCAAGGAAGAGCCCTACTGCGGCTACGAGACCTATGAATTCGAGGTTCCGGTGGGCCTGGGCGAGCACGGTCCTCTCGGCTCCTGTTGGGACCGTTACTATGTGCGGGTTCGCGAGATGGAGCAGAGCCTTGGACTGATTCGCCAGGCCTTGGATCGACTTCCCGAAGGAGACGTGCACGAGCACATTCCCCGACGGGTGCGGCCCGCCAAGAGCGAGGTCTACGACCGCACCGAAACGCCTCGAGGAGAGTTGGGATACTACATAGTGAGCGCCGGAGGACTCATCCCCTTCCGGGTCAAAGTCAAGTCCCCCTGCTTTACGGTGCTGAGCCTGCTTCCTGCCATCGCCAAGGGTGGAATGGTGGCGGATATCATCGCCATAATCGGCAGCATCGATATCGTGATGGGTGAGATCGACCGTTAG
- a CDS encoding SDR family oxidoreductase — protein sequence MVSIRDRIAIVTGGTRGIGQAIARALLEAGARVVICARDREAVAACVEQLQPQWAGRVKGTACDVSRYDQVRSLVDFTLEEFGGLDILVNNAGVGVMGDIAEISPRQWQEVIGTNLTGVFHCCHAAVPILRRRGGGYILNIGSLAGTQGFAGGSAYNASKFGLNGFSEAIMQDLRHDNIRVSAVLPGSVNTGFRGHRTGKEVRWKLAPEDVAQVVVDLLRHDPRSLPSRVELRPSRPPRK from the coding sequence GTGGTATCGATTAGAGACCGCATAGCTATTGTGACCGGCGGAACGCGGGGAATCGGTCAAGCCATCGCCCGCGCTTTGCTGGAGGCCGGCGCCCGTGTGGTAATCTGCGCCCGAGACCGGGAGGCAGTGGCCGCCTGCGTCGAGCAGTTGCAACCACAGTGGGCCGGCAGGGTCAAGGGAACGGCCTGTGACGTTTCCCGCTACGACCAGGTCCGGTCCCTGGTGGACTTCACCCTGGAGGAGTTCGGAGGGCTGGACATACTGGTGAACAACGCGGGGGTGGGAGTGATGGGCGATATCGCCGAGATATCTCCCCGGCAGTGGCAAGAGGTCATCGGAACCAACCTCACCGGTGTTTTCCACTGCTGCCATGCGGCCGTTCCCATATTGAGAAGGCGAGGAGGCGGGTATATCCTCAACATCGGAAGCTTGGCGGGGACACAGGGTTTTGCGGGCGGCTCGGCCTACAATGCCTCCAAGTTCGGCCTCAATGGCTTCAGCGAAGCCATCATGCAGGATCTGCGCCACGACAATATCCGTGTCAGCGCCGTCCTTCCGGGAAGCGTCAATACCGGATTCCGCGGGCATCGGACCGGCAAGGAGGTCCGCTGGAAGCTGGCGCCGGAGGACGTGGCCCAGGTGGTGGTGGATCTGCTACGGCACGATCCCCGGTCCCTTCCCAGCCGGGTGGAACTGCGCCCCTCCCGGCCCCCCAGGAAATAG
- the smpB gene encoding SsrA-binding protein SmpB: protein MKSSNTQRTGEKTVSLNRKAFHQYHISDVFEAGMALRGTEVKSIRAGRVNLKEGYGAVKGGEVWLLNCHISPYEQGNRMNHHPLRPRKLLLHRREIRKLIGQTSERGMTLVPLRIYFHKGRAKCEIALAKGKKLFDKREKEKRKAMEREARQAMKQKAVG from the coding sequence ATGAAGTCTTCCAACACGCAGCGGACCGGAGAAAAGACAGTCAGCCTGAACAGGAAGGCCTTCCACCAGTACCACATCTCCGATGTTTTCGAAGCCGGCATGGCCTTGCGCGGCACCGAGGTCAAATCCATTCGAGCCGGTCGGGTCAACTTGAAAGAAGGGTACGGTGCGGTCAAAGGCGGGGAAGTGTGGCTGCTCAACTGTCATATCAGTCCCTATGAGCAGGGAAACCGCATGAACCACCATCCCCTGCGGCCGCGAAAGTTGTTGCTTCACCGCCGGGAGATTCGAAAACTGATTGGGCAGACCAGTGAGCGGGGCATGACCCTGGTGCCGCTTCGCATCTACTTCCACAAGGGCCGGGCCAAGTGTGAGATCGCGCTGGCCAAGGGGAAGAAGCTCTTCGACAAGCGGGAAAAGGAGAAACGCAAGGCCATGGAGCGGGAAGCCCGCCAGGCCATGAAACAGAAGGCGGTTGGTTGA
- the nuoH gene encoding NADH-quinone oxidoreductase subunit NuoH, with product MPTKKIRYASMEYLREVLTQQVAGYDQLPEVLQIFLPMLLACLLCLGLVAFIPLVAIWGERKVSAHMQDRLGPMRVGGWHGWAQTIADGVKLLLKEDIIPAQADRLLFKLAPLVVFAGGFAAFVVLPFGERLIVSDLNIGVLYIAAISSLGVVGIIMAGWASNNKYALFGGMRAAAQIVSYEIPTVLAILTVVIPVGSLSMQEIVRAQSGGVFNWFIFQPVTFLAFWVVYLGTLAEVNRTPFDIPEAESELVAGYHTEYSGMRFAFFFLAEYANMFLVSALATTLFLGGWHGPGFLPGPVWFILKATALVFVQMWLRWTLPRLRVDQLMHVSWKVLLPISFVLVLAAGTLALWREGTP from the coding sequence ATGCCCACAAAGAAGATCCGGTACGCATCCATGGAATACCTCAGAGAGGTACTGACTCAGCAGGTGGCAGGGTACGATCAATTGCCCGAGGTTCTGCAGATCTTCCTCCCCATGCTGCTGGCCTGTTTACTGTGCCTGGGGTTGGTTGCCTTCATCCCCCTGGTGGCAATCTGGGGGGAGCGCAAGGTTTCGGCCCACATGCAGGACCGGTTGGGACCGATGCGGGTGGGCGGCTGGCACGGATGGGCCCAGACCATCGCCGACGGAGTCAAGCTGCTATTGAAAGAGGACATCATCCCGGCTCAGGCCGACCGGCTGCTCTTCAAGCTGGCCCCACTGGTGGTTTTCGCCGGGGGCTTTGCCGCCTTTGTGGTGTTGCCCTTCGGCGAGCGGCTCATCGTCAGCGACCTCAATATCGGAGTGCTGTATATCGCGGCCATCTCCTCGTTGGGCGTGGTGGGGATCATCATGGCCGGTTGGGCCTCCAACAACAAGTACGCGCTGTTCGGGGGAATGCGGGCGGCTGCCCAGATCGTCAGCTACGAGATCCCCACCGTTCTGGCCATCCTGACGGTGGTGATTCCGGTGGGCAGCCTCAGCATGCAGGAGATCGTGCGGGCTCAATCGGGGGGTGTTTTCAACTGGTTCATCTTCCAGCCCGTCACCTTCCTGGCATTCTGGGTCGTCTACCTGGGTACGCTGGCCGAGGTGAACCGGACTCCCTTCGATATTCCGGAGGCCGAATCGGAGCTGGTGGCCGGGTACCACACCGAATACAGCGGCATGCGCTTCGCGTTCTTCTTCCTGGCGGAGTATGCCAACATGTTCCTGGTGAGCGCGCTGGCGACCACCCTCTTCCTGGGGGGATGGCATGGGCCGGGCTTTCTTCCGGGGCCGGTCTGGTTCATCCTCAAGGCAACGGCTCTGGTCTTCGTGCAGATGTGGTTGCGGTGGACCTTGCCCCGTTTGAGGGTCGATCAGCTCATGCACGTGAGTTGGAAGGTCCTGTTGCCCATTTCTTTCGTCTTGGTGTTGGCCGCGGGGACGCTGGCCCTGTGGCGGGAGGGAACCCCTTGA
- a CDS encoding NADH-quinone oxidoreductase subunit J yields the protein MSVTDIVFILTAIVTVGSAVVVVVSRSLIYSVFSLLFTFFGVAVLYVFLGADFLAGAQVLIYVGGILVLLLFGVMLTHRLYNLNLTTERFQPVAGTLIAAAVFASISLAAFKTKWKLVGERELEPTTQQIGEAFLSSYLLPFEIASVLLLVALIGAAMLVRRRTDV from the coding sequence ATGAGTGTTACCGACATCGTTTTCATTCTTACCGCCATCGTCACGGTGGGATCGGCCGTGGTGGTGGTGGTGTCCCGAAGCTTGATCTACTCGGTTTTTTCCCTTCTCTTCACCTTTTTCGGGGTGGCGGTTCTTTACGTATTCCTGGGGGCCGACTTCCTGGCCGGTGCCCAGGTGCTCATCTACGTGGGAGGGATCCTGGTTCTGCTGCTGTTTGGCGTGATGCTGACCCACCGGCTCTACAATCTGAATCTGACTACCGAAAGATTTCAGCCGGTTGCAGGCACCCTGATTGCGGCGGCGGTTTTCGCTTCCATCAGCCTGGCTGCGTTCAAGACCAAATGGAAGCTGGTTGGCGAGAGGGAATTGGAGCCTACCACCCAACAGATCGGGGAGGCCTTCCTGAGCAGCTACCTTCTTCCCTTTGAAATTGCATCGGTACTCCTTCTGGTCGCCCTGATCGGAGCCGCCATGCTGGTGAGAAGGAGGACGGACGTTTGA